TTCGTATGCTGTTCATACGCATTTCCTGACAGGACTTTTGCTGATGAAGAGGTTTCTGTCAAAGACTACGGTTATCTGCTTGTTCAGGATACCGGACATATATTATCGGAACCTCTTCGCTGGGAGAAAAAGGAGTGGAGAACATTTTCCTTATATACAGCAGGGATAGGCTCCATACTCCTTCTGGATGATGAAATATATGATGTAATTCAGCGAAACAGGACTGAAACAACAAGCGATACGGCAAAAGTTGTCGAGGAGTTTGGGTCGTATCCCTCATTTGGCATAATGGGGGCCTTTTATCTTGGCGGGGCGATGTTCGATAATTACAAGGCAAAGGAAGTAGCTATGGATGCCTTTGCCGCCAGCTTCGTAAGCGCCGGGATAATTACGACATCGCTTAAAATAATTGCAGGCCGCAGCCGCCCTCAGGATGATGAAGGGACATACAAATTT
This window of the Nitrospirota bacterium genome carries:
- a CDS encoding phosphatase PAP2 family protein, producing MFKSRVILAVLTLFVCCSYAFPDRTFADEEVSVKDYGYLLVQDTGHILSEPLRWEKKEWRTFSLYTAGIGSILLLDDEIYDVIQRNRTETTSDTAKVVEEFGSYPSFGIMGAFYLGGAMFDNYKAKEVAMDAFAASFVSAGIITTSLKIIAGRSRPQDDEGTYKFQPFGGRRSFPSGHTTQAFSLASVIAEHYDEWWIDAISYGIAGGVGLARIEQEAHFPSDVVAGALIGAIVGKAIVRYNRTFHNNVIIGPAADINGTGLSVRIEF